The genomic region ATTTGAAATCAATTTGTAGTGTTCTCCTAGTACTATAGATGAGGCAGCTCGATCAGGTGAGATGTATTCGACATTTTGAGTCATGGAAAATTCTGGTTACGGAAAAAAAAGATGTCAATGCAGATAGACTTGAGCTGCGATGATCACTAGGTTTTTTCAAATTTTCAAGGAGTGCAGAAGCCAGAAACTAGTCGGTTCCTTGATCAGGTTGCACAGTTGAAAAATGTGGTTATGAAAGGGAAAAAAAAAAAGGATAAAATTGAAAATAAAGGGGGCATTCCGAGAATTGAACTCGGGACCTCTCGCACCCTAAGCGAGAATCATACCACTAGACCAAATGCCCTTGTTCGACTGTTTCCCAAAAGTAAAAATATTTATAAAACTACGCATAAGAAACTGCCTATAAAAGACTCTGTCTTAGGCGCCAAGTGCATCTGCTAAAAAATTCAGAGATTTCAATTTTCAAACGCTCAGAGTTAGAAGAGAGAGAAAAATGAAGAAAGGGTCAGGCGGTGGAAGACGAAGCACTCGCCGGAGTTCAGCTGCGGCGCTACTCGAGTAGCTTCTCCGAACCACTCTCCTCCCAAATCGACGCTTCTCAACAACAGCAACAAGCGCACCAAGAAGATGACCGCGGCTAGGGCTTCTTCCATCCTCGGATCTCCGTCTCCAGCAGCCTCCAAGCCGCTCGCCGACGCCAACGGCCTGGCTTCGATTCCCGATCTGAAGAACCTTGCCTCGTCGCGCCTCCAGGATCTGAAGCAACACATCGATCGCTCACACACCGAGATCCTCAAGGATTGCGATTCCGCTCATTCTCGACTCCACAAGCGCTTCAAGGTCTCTCTCTCTCTCTCTATCACTCTATTTATCGAAATCGAATTGAATACTTGTGTGGAATTGGTACTTATCAGCAACTTTGAGCTTTGTGATTGATTGTTTGGTTTTTGCTTACTGAAAAATCCAATGGAAATTTGAGTTTTTGCCTAATTATTACAATTATAAGCGGCTATAGGACAGTTTATTACTGGATTTGAGATCTGATTATGGACTTTACAGTAGTGAGTTAGGGTTATGATAGCCGAGAAAATGCTTGAAACTATTTCATAATAATGAGAAATTATTGCAGTTAAAGCTAGCATAGCATGTTTGGCATGAGTACAACTCAAATTCTCAGCTCAACCATGATTTGATAAAATAACACCTGTTATCATACCGTGGCCTATTCATTTCCATAGTATTTGGTGTTCTTTTTGGATGTAATTAGTACGAAATATAATGTTTGGAGAGGTAAATATATTGTGATAAATTCGTAGGACTTGTTAGTACAGGGAAGAGGAGCATTGGGAAATAGAGTAGGGCATTGTGTCAGCTATTTATTTGTTGGCTTTCTGTGTTTCAGATCCAGACTCAAGCATGTCAGCAAATGTTGGATGAAGCAGACAAGGAATACAAGAAGATGACTCAAAGGACTACTGAAAGTCGGGAAGCAATGATGGTATATCCTTTGACCTGAATCTGTTATCCTTTTTTCTTTTTGATACAAATCTGTAATCCTTTTAGTCGTGTATCGTATTGCTATTTCTTATGTGTAACCTTCTGTTTCTTTTGCAGGCTTCTTATGCAGAGTTCATGGCAGATGCACAGGCCTCGGCTTCTCATGGTATGTCTTCAGCTTAATACCTTTCTTACCTGCATACATTTGGGATTTTTCATAACTCTCATCTTGGATCTCATACTATGCTGGAAAAAGTTGATTGTTGATGTAAATGCTATGTTCTGTTGAATCTTGAGATACAATCTGTAAAGGGTTTTGACAAGTTATAGCAGGGTCCTGTGTGTGTGTGGAAATGACTTACATTCCCCTGGACTCTGTAGATATGCACGTATGTCTGCTTCATTTTATATAATGCTTTTCTTTTGATACACACAGGATAAACGTCCTCTTTCTGTTCAAATGTGCATAGCCATTAATACTACAGTAATTAGGATAATGGATACTGTTCATTCAAGGAAAGAAAGGACAAACAAGTTAACTTAGATATACTGTCAGCATGTAACAGTATGATTTTCCAGCAAGTTTTAAACTATTGTCTAAATCACTCTAACTACTATATCTGGGGTTTCAATTTTCAGCTTGCAAAACATCCGTTGCTGAGTTGTCACAGTCCTTTGAGAAAACAATTGATGCTCTTAACATCTGTTATGGGATTTCATCCAAGTAGCGATTATGTCTCAGTTCACCAGAATGTTTAGGTGAGCATTCTACTGAGTAACATCAGTCAGAATCTGTTGAAGCATTTCTTTTCATTGTTGTTAAGAAATAATGAACAAAAGAGCAAAAGTATCATATCCATAGTAGGTTATGAAGAAATAATGAACAAAAGAGCAAAAGTAGGTTAATATCTGTGGAGTATTTTGATTTATATTACGATGTAGATAGGTGACATAGATAGATTTTCAGAATCATTCATAAAAAAGAAACAAAAGGAAATTTAACACAATTAGGCACATGCTATGAAGTATGAACACTTGAGCAGGTTTTTCATTCTTCTATGAAATCGCTGTATATGACAATTGATGGATCATAAGGAGTTGGGATGCATATTCTACTCCCTCCTTTCTGTTCATATAATGAGGGACAACTTGTCTTTAGACCTTAAGTATTTACTGCATTCTTGCAGAGTAAAATGCATCCTGTATGATACTTTTAATACCTTCATATGTGCACCTGTCGTTTTCTGATATTTCATCAGATTATTATGATCTATGTGTTCAGACCTTGAGAATTCATTATCTTCCTGAAAAGTGAATTTATTCTGCACCCATGGTCAATGAAACTTTAACTCTCCCATTTGAGGACACCGTCGTTTTGACATTTAGACGCTCATCTCTAAGGAAGTTTGTCTAAGAAGAGTGACAAAAACAAAAACTGCAGTTCTGATATTCTCTTGATTCCTGTGATTTGATGCTTTAATTTTGGCAAATCATTTACTTTTCCATACATCTCGTATCGACTTTTGCATAATTCCTTGTGTTCTGTTCTCAGGGATGCATAGCGGGTGGACAGTGGGAGATAGTAGTTGACTGGATTCAGAGTGTGATCTACAGTTACCTGATAGTATGATATGAGTTTGTTAATTTGACAGTCTTAACCTTGTTGAAACTGTGGGATTGTTGCAACACTATCTTGGAACAGTACTTGGATATAGATGAGGAGTACAAGTCTTCTTGAGAACCATAAAATCATATATATTTAGATCATCGATCACTCTAATTTAGATTCTCCATTCTCTCAACTAAACAAAAATTTGCAACTAATACTTTTGCCCCTTCGCTCCTTACATGCATATATGTACTTTGCAAGATGCTGACAGAGCCTATGTTGCTTGCATAGCTTTTATTGTAATGTCCTAAACCATTTAGGATTTTACAATTTACTGTATTGTTAGAAACCTACCAGGACTAGAACTTTGGAGTCCCTAAACTTACAGAGTTCGTAATTGTATTCCAAATAGAAGTAGAACTTCTCGTCCTTTACCGGCAAGACCATCACCCTCGAGGTAGAGAGCTCCGACACCATCGACAACGTCAAAGCCAAGATCCAGGACAAGGAGGGCATCCCTCCAGACCAACAGAGGCTCATCTTTGCCGGAAAGCAGCTCGAGGACGGCCGGACCCTCGCAGACTACAATATCCAGAAGGAGTCGACTCTCCACCTCGTGCTCAGGCTTCGTGGTGGCATGCAGGTTTTTGTGAAGACTTTTGACTTGCAAGACCATCACCCTCGAGGTAGAGAGCTCTGATACCATTGACAATGTCAAACCCAAGATTCAAGATAAGGAGGGTATCCCGCCGGATCAGCAAAGGTTGATCTTCGCCGGAAAGCAGTTGGAGGATGGTCGTACTTTGGCCGATTATAATATCCAGAAAGAGTCCAACCTGCACCTTGTTCTGCGTCTCCGTGGTGGTGCTGGTTTCTGAGGAGTTCCGTTTGTTTTATAGACTATAGTTATAACACTCGAGGAAGTTATTCCATTAGGTCGTTTTGTATTTCTTTTTCCGGTTATTCCAAGATTTTGTTTTCCATTTAGTTGTTGTTTTAGTTGATTAAACTGAAATAATTTCCAGATTTCTTTTGAATGATCTAAACGTATTATGTTCTACTTGCCTTGCTATTAAATAATTGAACCAATTGACCGATTTTTTTCTCATGAACCTTGTAGAGATTATTATGATCCATTAATGGTTTCAACTGTAAGCGGAGTTAAGTACAAAACTTATACACGATATTGAGTTAGCATGATGATCGATCGATTTTGTTGTTATTTGTGTTTTATCTTATGATTCTTACTAATTAGGTGTATGAAGATATATATTTTTCATTTTTTCAATATTTGGGAATGAAATCTGCATCTTAGGTAAGTTTCTAATCTACAAGACTAGGGCTGGCAATTTAGGCTCTGTCAAAACCAACTAACTGAGTACCAACCGTATCAACCTAGTTGGTATACCAAAGACTTGAGAACCAACTTACTTGGTACGGTATACCGTATCGGTCTTGGTAACATAGTTGGTACTTGGTATTGAGATTTTTATACTATCTGTATACCGTACCAACCATGTATGTGTATTTATACAAAAATACATCCATATCTATGTAGGTACATGCATATTTTATATTTATAACATCATATATATACAAATAATACAAAATGTTAAGAA from Fragaria vesca subsp. vesca linkage group LG3, FraVesHawaii_1.0, whole genome shotgun sequence harbors:
- the LOC101291027 gene encoding uncharacterized protein LOC101291027 encodes the protein MTAARASSILGSPSPAASKPLADANGLASIPDLKNLASSRLQDLKQHIDRSHTEILKDCDSAHSRLHKRFKIQTQACQQMLDEADKEYKKMTQRTTESREAMMASYAEFMADAQASASHACKTSVAELSQSFEKTIDALNICYGISSK